Proteins from a single region of Chryseomicrobium sp. FSL W7-1435:
- a CDS encoding iron ABC transporter permease, translated as MWKWKLQNYPFRYKMITSLLVLAAVFVLAIVVGAANTSFKDVLAAFGIGELTSAAVVLQEIRIPREVAAALVGAALGVSGAIIQGMTRNPLADPGLLGLTAGANAALAVGLAVFPSLPYLGVMVACFIGAAIGAGLVFGVSSLHPEGFSTIRIVLAGAAISAFLYAIAEGVGIYFKLSQQVSMWTAGGMIGTTWTQVGIMVPFVVVGGIVAILYARHLTILSLSEEVAVGLGQKTFHVKIIMFVLVVMLTGAAVALVGNLAFFGLMVPHLVRPFVGTDYRFVLPMSLVVGAIFMLFADTVARTINAPYETPVASVVAILGLPFFLFLVRKGGGAFR; from the coding sequence ATGTGGAAGTGGAAGCTACAAAACTACCCGTTTCGTTATAAGATGATTACTAGCTTACTTGTATTGGCAGCAGTTTTTGTGCTGGCGATTGTGGTAGGGGCAGCGAACACTTCCTTCAAAGACGTTTTAGCAGCGTTCGGCATCGGTGAATTAACGAGTGCCGCGGTTGTTCTTCAAGAAATACGAATACCACGCGAAGTAGCCGCAGCCCTCGTTGGCGCGGCTCTTGGTGTTTCTGGTGCCATTATTCAAGGGATGACACGGAATCCACTTGCTGACCCGGGCCTCTTAGGGTTAACGGCTGGTGCCAATGCAGCCCTAGCGGTGGGTCTAGCAGTATTCCCATCACTCCCGTATCTTGGCGTTATGGTAGCGTGTTTCATTGGAGCAGCTATAGGGGCTGGTCTTGTCTTTGGCGTAAGTTCGCTGCACCCAGAAGGGTTTTCAACAATTCGTATCGTGCTTGCAGGAGCGGCGATTTCAGCGTTCCTTTATGCGATTGCAGAAGGTGTAGGTATTTACTTTAAACTGTCCCAGCAAGTGTCGATGTGGACAGCAGGTGGGATGATTGGGACAACTTGGACCCAAGTTGGGATCATGGTGCCTTTTGTGGTTGTAGGGGGAATCGTGGCCATACTATACGCGCGTCATTTAACCATTCTTAGTTTGAGTGAAGAAGTAGCGGTAGGTCTTGGTCAAAAAACATTTCACGTGAAAATCATCATGTTTGTTCTTGTTGTGATGTTAACAGGAGCAGCAGTCGCACTCGTAGGCAATTTAGCTTTCTTTGGTTTGATGGTCCCTCACCTCGTAAGACCATTTGTAGGGACGGATTATCGATTTGTGTTGCCGATGTCACTTGTCGTAGGTGCCATTTTCATGTTGTTTGCAGATACTGTGGCCCGAACCATCAATGCACCCTATGAAACGCCAGTAGCGTCAGTAGTCGCTATTTTAGGGTTGCCGTTCTTCCTGTTCTTAGTTCGTAAAGGCGGAGGTGCATTCCGATGA
- a CDS encoding glycine betaine ABC transporter substrate-binding protein encodes MNASWKKGFLAVTGSAALILAGCGNDSAGGDGDNEIIVGGKPWTEQFILPQLIGQYLEANSEYDITYQEGLGEVAILTPAIDNGDIDIYVEYTGTGLKDVLGLDSEVGESAEDVFNRVKEGYEEEFNVTWLEPLGFENTYTLAFTEESGITAATYSDLAELSKSEDLVFGAPHSFYERQGDGYDDLASTYGFEFSSTESLDANIMYEALRNGDVDVIPAFTTDGRIERFNLQSTEDDMGFFPKYDAAPLVRMETLEQFPDLEELMSGLAGAISEEEMIAMNARVDIDGDRAEDVARDFLIEKGLIEE; translated from the coding sequence ATGAACGCATCATGGAAAAAAGGATTTTTAGCAGTTACAGGATCGGCAGCATTAATTTTAGCGGGTTGTGGGAATGATTCTGCGGGTGGCGACGGGGACAATGAAATTATCGTCGGAGGGAAACCTTGGACAGAGCAATTCATTTTACCTCAGCTGATCGGACAATATTTAGAAGCTAATTCAGAGTATGATATTACGTACCAAGAAGGTCTTGGTGAAGTTGCTATTTTAACACCTGCTATTGATAACGGTGACATTGATATTTATGTGGAATACACAGGAACAGGTTTGAAAGATGTATTGGGTCTTGATTCTGAAGTTGGCGAAAGTGCAGAAGATGTGTTCAACCGAGTAAAAGAAGGCTATGAAGAAGAGTTTAACGTGACATGGCTTGAGCCACTTGGCTTTGAAAATACTTACACTCTTGCCTTTACAGAAGAGAGCGGTATTACTGCAGCTACGTACAGCGACCTTGCGGAACTTTCAAAATCTGAAGACCTAGTTTTCGGAGCGCCTCACTCTTTCTATGAGCGCCAAGGTGACGGTTATGATGATTTAGCTTCTACGTATGGTTTTGAATTTTCATCAACTGAAAGTTTAGATGCTAACATCATGTATGAAGCTTTGCGCAACGGTGATGTAGACGTTATTCCTGCCTTCACAACAGACGGCCGAATTGAACGCTTCAACCTTCAATCAACTGAGGATGATATGGGCTTCTTCCCGAAATACGATGCAGCTCCACTTGTTCGTATGGAAACGCTTGAGCAATTCCCTGACCTTGAAGAATTAATGAGTGGTCTTGCTGGAGCGATTTCAGAAGAAGAAATGATTGCTATGAACGCTCGTGTAGACATTGATGGCGATCGTGCTGAAGATGTGGCTCGTGACTTCTTGATTGAAAAAGGACTTATTGAAGAGTAA
- a CDS encoding NupC/NupG family nucleoside CNT transporter → MNILWGLAGIVVVLGIAFLLSSAKTSIKPRTILGGLAIQILFAFIVLEWEFGRRALLGLTNAVQNMISYANEGIAFVFGPLGDPVDGVGFVFAFQVLVIIIFFSSLISVLYYLGIMQLIIKFIGGALSWLLGTSKAESVSAAANIFVGQTEAPLVVRPFLAKMTRSELFAVMTGGLASVAGSVLVGYALLGVPLEYLLAASFMAAPAGLIMAKMMIPETEEVDDTNFEMEKDTNSVNVIDAAANGASDGLRLALNVGAMLIAFIALIALINGLLGGTIGGINWVFNYVNLGVELPILTLERILGWIFAPLAFVIGVPWAEAVQAGSYIGQKLVLNEFVAYSAFAPDIASLSPKTVLVVSFALCGFANLSSMAILLGGLGALAPSRRPDIARLGIRAVAAGTLASLLSASIAGMFF, encoded by the coding sequence TTGAATATTCTCTGGGGTCTTGCAGGTATTGTTGTCGTCCTTGGAATTGCATTTTTACTCTCTTCGGCAAAGACGTCGATTAAGCCACGTACCATTTTAGGTGGATTAGCGATTCAAATTCTTTTTGCATTTATCGTATTAGAATGGGAATTTGGTCGCCGAGCGTTGTTAGGGTTAACTAATGCTGTTCAAAATATGATTAGCTACGCAAACGAAGGAATTGCCTTCGTGTTTGGCCCTCTTGGAGATCCAGTAGACGGTGTCGGTTTCGTCTTTGCTTTCCAAGTGCTTGTGATTATTATTTTCTTCTCTTCTTTAATCTCAGTATTGTATTACTTAGGTATTATGCAGCTGATCATCAAGTTTATTGGTGGGGCGTTGTCGTGGTTGCTCGGTACGAGTAAAGCAGAGTCGGTTTCAGCTGCTGCTAATATTTTCGTTGGACAAACGGAAGCGCCGCTTGTTGTACGTCCGTTTTTAGCGAAGATGACACGGTCTGAGTTATTTGCAGTTATGACAGGTGGTCTTGCTTCAGTTGCAGGTTCTGTACTAGTCGGATACGCCTTGTTAGGAGTACCGCTTGAGTATCTTTTAGCGGCGAGCTTCATGGCAGCACCAGCAGGTTTGATCATGGCGAAAATGATGATTCCTGAAACAGAGGAAGTAGATGATACTAACTTCGAAATGGAGAAAGATACAAACTCGGTCAACGTCATTGATGCGGCTGCGAACGGAGCAAGTGATGGTTTACGTCTTGCTTTAAACGTAGGAGCTATGTTAATTGCTTTTATCGCATTGATCGCATTAATCAATGGCCTTCTAGGTGGCACAATTGGTGGTATCAACTGGGTTTTCAATTATGTGAATCTGGGTGTTGAACTTCCGATTTTGACATTAGAAAGAATCCTAGGGTGGATCTTTGCGCCACTAGCATTTGTTATCGGTGTTCCATGGGCTGAGGCTGTACAAGCAGGTTCATACATCGGTCAAAAACTTGTATTAAACGAATTCGTTGCTTACTCAGCGTTTGCACCGGATATTGCAAGCTTGTCTCCTAAAACAGTTCTTGTTGTCAGCTTTGCACTTTGTGGATTTGCTAACTTAAGCTCGATGGCAATCTTGCTAGGTGGTCTAGGAGCTCTTGCACCTAGCCGTCGACCAGACATTGCTCGTTTAGGTATTCGTGCTGTTGCAGCGGGTACACTCGCTTCATTATTGAGTGCGTCAATTGCGGGGATGTTCTTCTAA
- a CDS encoding iron-hydroxamate ABC transporter substrate-binding protein, translating into MKRIYAFLLVLATVLVLAACGNSATETESGAEEATEESGTITYESENGPIEVPANPQRVISLASFAGNIMALDVPLVGVDSWAKDNPNFQEQLADVEVVTDEDLEKIIELDPDLIIGLSDMKNADKLSEIAPVVTYTYGQVDYLTQHIEIGKLLNKEQEAQTWVDDFNARAKEIGEQIKTEIGEDTTVSVIESFDKQLYVFGDNWGRGTEILYQAMGLGMTDKVKEMALSDGYYALSSEVLPEYAADYIVWSRSAEADNSFAETETFKNIPAVKEGRVIEVDSKAFYFNDPITLDFQLATFEDGFLGE; encoded by the coding sequence ATGAAAAGAATCTATGCATTTTTACTTGTATTAGCAACTGTTCTCGTACTAGCAGCTTGCGGCAATTCAGCTACAGAGACAGAATCAGGGGCAGAAGAGGCTACAGAAGAATCTGGAACGATTACTTACGAATCAGAGAACGGCCCAATAGAAGTGCCTGCAAATCCACAACGCGTCATCTCACTTGCTTCATTTGCAGGAAACATAATGGCGCTTGATGTCCCACTAGTTGGTGTGGACTCATGGGCTAAAGATAATCCAAACTTCCAAGAGCAACTGGCGGACGTTGAAGTTGTGACAGATGAAGATTTGGAGAAAATTATTGAACTTGATCCAGACTTGATCATTGGACTTTCTGACATGAAAAATGCGGATAAACTCAGCGAAATCGCACCAGTTGTAACGTATACATACGGACAAGTGGATTATTTGACGCAGCATATCGAGATTGGAAAATTGTTAAACAAAGAACAAGAAGCACAAACATGGGTAGATGATTTTAATGCTCGTGCAAAAGAAATTGGTGAGCAAATCAAGACTGAAATTGGCGAAGATACTACAGTATCTGTAATTGAAAGTTTCGACAAGCAATTATATGTATTTGGCGACAACTGGGGTCGTGGTACGGAAATTCTGTATCAAGCAATGGGCCTAGGGATGACGGATAAAGTAAAAGAAATGGCGCTTAGCGATGGCTACTATGCCTTATCTTCTGAGGTTCTTCCGGAGTACGCGGCAGACTATATCGTCTGGAGTCGCAGTGCAGAGGCAGATAATTCGTTTGCAGAGACAGAAACATTTAAAAATATTCCAGCTGTGAAAGAAGGACGTGTCATCGAAGTTGATTCGAAAGCATTCTATTTCAATGACCCGATCACATTAGATTTCCAACTTGCTACATTTGAAGACGGATTTTTAGGAGAATAA
- a CDS encoding ABC transporter permease yields the protein MTAVIEFWETVQSRSDLIWDSFVQHMYLSFVALFIGLLIALPLGIIVARYQRLAEPIIGVTAVFQTIPSLALFGFLVPVIGIGANTALIALIIYALLPIVRNTYTGITGIDSSIIEAGTGMGMTKGDILWRIQLPLALPFIMAGIRTATVLTVGIATLGTFVGAGGLGDVIYRGLQSYNNSLVLAGALPVAFIALFFDFALKWVEKRSTPKGMKR from the coding sequence ATGACGGCAGTAATTGAATTTTGGGAAACCGTACAATCCCGTAGTGACCTTATTTGGGATTCATTTGTACAACATATGTATTTGTCGTTTGTGGCACTCTTCATTGGTCTCTTGATAGCCCTTCCACTAGGCATCATAGTGGCACGTTATCAACGTTTAGCAGAACCAATTATCGGTGTTACTGCAGTGTTTCAAACTATACCTAGCTTGGCGTTATTTGGATTTCTCGTTCCAGTGATTGGTATTGGCGCGAACACCGCTCTGATCGCCCTGATAATTTATGCTTTGTTACCTATCGTCCGGAATACATATACCGGCATTACCGGTATCGACTCCTCCATAATTGAGGCGGGTACAGGAATGGGTATGACAAAAGGTGATATTTTATGGCGCATCCAACTCCCTCTTGCTTTACCATTCATTATGGCTGGTATCCGTACAGCGACTGTCTTGACAGTTGGTATTGCCACTCTCGGAACATTCGTGGGAGCAGGTGGATTAGGTGATGTGATTTACCGGGGTCTGCAATCTTACAATAATTCATTGGTACTTGCAGGGGCTCTCCCTGTTGCATTTATAGCTTTATTTTTCGACTTCGCATTAAAATGGGTGGAAAAGCGTAGTACCCCAAAAGGCATGAAACGATAA
- a CDS encoding ABC transporter ATP-binding protein — MIELKDVSKTFLDGTKALDSISVTIPEGSLTVVIGPSGCGKTTLMKCINQLEKPSSGTISIHNKPISSIPEVELRRDIGYVIQRIGLFPHMTIEKNASLVPQLKKWPKDKTNARIRELMSLVGLEPDTYLERYPLELSGGQQQRIGFVRALAADPSILLMDEPFSALDPISREQLQDELISLHKKIQKTIVFVTHDMDEALKVADHIILMKDGKIEQMGTPNEIIQAPANEFVTQFIGLERLQRNRSWLDLPLHALDLTYQKELDPAINSFRISNTASVRDAILQFEKHQVSHLMVANGNELVGFIDHFALLQTATNQEVGV; from the coding sequence ATGATTGAGTTGAAGGACGTATCAAAAACTTTTCTTGATGGAACAAAAGCCCTCGATTCGATTTCCGTCACTATACCTGAAGGTAGTTTAACTGTAGTCATTGGTCCCAGTGGCTGTGGCAAAACTACGTTGATGAAATGTATCAACCAATTGGAAAAACCCTCATCAGGAACCATTTCTATACATAACAAGCCTATCTCTAGTATACCTGAGGTGGAACTTCGACGCGATATCGGATATGTCATTCAGCGTATCGGTTTATTTCCACACATGACCATTGAAAAAAATGCGAGCCTAGTACCGCAATTAAAAAAATGGCCGAAAGACAAAACTAATGCCCGCATTCGTGAGTTGATGTCTCTTGTTGGATTAGAGCCTGACACCTATCTAGAACGCTATCCACTTGAATTGTCAGGTGGTCAGCAACAACGAATCGGCTTTGTCCGTGCTCTAGCGGCAGATCCATCCATTCTTTTGATGGATGAACCGTTTAGTGCCTTGGATCCCATTAGTCGCGAACAGCTGCAAGACGAACTCATCTCGCTTCACAAAAAGATTCAAAAGACGATTGTTTTTGTCACGCACGATATGGATGAGGCGCTAAAAGTAGCTGACCATATTATTTTAATGAAAGATGGTAAGATTGAGCAAATGGGTACTCCCAATGAAATTATTCAAGCACCAGCTAATGAATTCGTCACACAGTTCATCGGTTTAGAACGCCTTCAGCGCAATCGCTCATGGCTCGACCTTCCATTGCATGCCTTAGACTTAACTTATCAAAAAGAGCTTGACCCTGCCATCAACTCATTCCGCATTAGCAATACGGCATCTGTTCGGGACGCTATCCTCCAATTTGAAAAGCACCAAGTCAGTCATTTAATGGTCGCTAACGGCAATGAACTCGTTGGCTTTATCGATCATTTCGCCCTTCTTCAAACCGCAACTAATCAGGAGGTGGGTGTATGA
- a CDS encoding DUF4385 domain-containing protein, translating to MPFDYDLDFEEIDFRKQPELYRVGRGEQGVLLVEPYKSEILPHWRFKTPDIAKKSAEEIMKLFEDYRKKDDFVGMDMARKFIQMGHTRARRYANYKGGRKYNEDGSIKERQINDEKAESAAIFKEYWNKLREDEDYLKRKKKHQKEFG from the coding sequence ATGCCATTTGATTATGACTTAGATTTTGAAGAAATCGATTTCCGCAAACAACCTGAATTGTACAGAGTGGGTCGAGGAGAGCAAGGCGTCCTACTTGTAGAACCCTATAAGTCCGAGATCTTGCCCCACTGGCGGTTCAAAACGCCAGACATCGCCAAAAAGTCAGCCGAAGAAATCATGAAACTATTTGAAGACTATAGAAAGAAGGATGACTTTGTTGGTATGGACATGGCCCGCAAGTTTATCCAGATGGGCCACACACGAGCGAGGCGCTATGCGAATTACAAAGGTGGACGGAAATATAACGAGGATGGATCCATCAAAGAACGACAAATCAATGACGAGAAAGCTGAATCAGCAGCGATTTTTAAAGAGTACTGGAACAAATTGCGGGAAGATGAAGATTATCTGAAGAGGAAGAAGAAGCATCAGAAGGAATTTGGTTGA
- a CDS encoding iron ABC transporter permease, whose product MMNSKARKRQKLYLGGFSLAILTTILVSLGLGDAAVSYDRIGAVITGNGTFKEQFVFFDIRLPRILVTLLAGMALALSGALLQGITRNDLADPGIIGINSGAGVAVAIYFLFFPLETGVFVYALPVIAFLGAFLTAAAIYFFSYDRILGVQPIRLVLVGVGFSMALSGLMVLLISSADREKVDFIARWLAGDIWGTDWPFIFALLPWLVVLVPIALLKANRLNIMGLGEPVAIGLGLPIERERMTLSVIAVALAASAVSVTGGISFVGLMAPHMARQLVGPRHQLFLPISLLIGGLFLLVADTIGRTVLESGNVPAGVIVALIGAPYFLYLLMAKR is encoded by the coding sequence ATGATGAATTCCAAAGCACGTAAACGTCAGAAGCTTTACCTAGGCGGATTTTCTCTAGCGATTTTAACGACTATACTTGTAAGTCTGGGTCTTGGAGACGCAGCAGTTTCTTATGACCGAATAGGAGCCGTAATCACAGGGAATGGGACGTTTAAAGAGCAGTTTGTGTTTTTCGATATCCGCTTACCTCGAATTTTAGTGACACTGTTAGCTGGGATGGCCTTAGCCTTATCAGGAGCACTATTACAAGGTATTACTCGAAATGATCTGGCAGATCCAGGAATCATCGGGATTAATTCAGGTGCAGGGGTGGCAGTCGCGATTTATTTCTTGTTTTTCCCGCTTGAAACTGGTGTATTTGTTTATGCACTGCCGGTCATTGCATTTTTAGGTGCATTTCTTACAGCCGCCGCCATTTACTTTTTCTCTTATGATCGCATACTAGGTGTACAACCTATACGCCTGGTATTGGTGGGTGTTGGTTTTTCGATGGCGTTATCAGGATTAATGGTATTACTCATTTCTTCTGCTGATAGAGAGAAGGTCGATTTCATTGCCCGCTGGTTGGCTGGGGACATCTGGGGAACAGATTGGCCATTTATTTTTGCGTTGTTGCCATGGCTTGTTGTCCTCGTTCCAATTGCTTTGCTGAAAGCTAATCGGTTAAATATCATGGGATTGGGCGAACCTGTAGCGATTGGGTTAGGATTGCCAATCGAGCGAGAGCGAATGACGCTGAGTGTCATAGCTGTTGCACTTGCAGCATCAGCAGTGTCGGTGACAGGTGGTATCTCATTTGTAGGACTGATGGCGCCACATATGGCGCGTCAACTTGTAGGTCCGCGGCATCAGCTGTTCCTGCCAATTAGCCTATTGATCGGTGGGTTGTTCTTGTTAGTTGCGGATACTATCGGTCGAACTGTGCTTGAAAGTGGCAACGTTCCTGCAGGTGTAATCGTTGCGCTGATTGGGGCGCCGTACTTTTTATACTTATTAATGGCAAAAAGGTAG
- a CDS encoding NAD(P)/FAD-dependent oxidoreductase: protein MRMRELFDITIIGAGPAGLYSTFYSGLRGMKTKLLDAQEVLGGKLNVYMEKMVWDVGGQPPLPAAKLIEQLITQAKTFDPTICLGTKVTHLERLEDETFVLHTDSGEKHYSKTVILALGSGILKPQKLAIEGADRFEVSNLHYVVKSLGQFKDRHVVISGGGNAAIDWANELAPLAASVTVVYRKEAFTGAHEAQIDQLMSCGARCLFNTTICKLVADGEDHAIDGVEVKDEMTGEISLLPVDEVIINHGYEIDAELLKHSSFDFELDEYSRVIGSDSSETSVPGIFAAGDILIHSSKVNLIAGCFHDAANAVNRAKLYIEPTAEKVAMVSSHNDVFKERNKELQYSS from the coding sequence ATGAGGATGAGAGAGCTATTCGATATAACCATAATTGGAGCAGGACCAGCCGGCTTGTACTCCACTTTTTATAGCGGTCTGCGCGGAATGAAAACAAAACTTTTGGACGCTCAGGAAGTTCTTGGCGGAAAATTAAATGTCTATATGGAAAAGATGGTGTGGGATGTCGGTGGACAGCCTCCCCTCCCTGCTGCAAAACTGATCGAGCAACTAATCACACAAGCAAAGACGTTTGATCCGACCATTTGTCTCGGTACTAAGGTGACGCATTTGGAGCGCTTGGAAGATGAGACCTTTGTTTTACATACCGATTCTGGTGAGAAGCATTACTCCAAGACAGTGATTCTGGCTCTTGGAAGTGGGATTTTAAAACCTCAGAAGTTAGCAATTGAAGGAGCCGACCGTTTTGAAGTTTCTAACCTTCATTATGTAGTGAAATCTCTTGGTCAGTTTAAAGACCGTCATGTCGTGATTTCAGGTGGCGGAAACGCAGCAATCGATTGGGCCAATGAGCTGGCTCCTCTAGCAGCTTCTGTGACAGTTGTTTACCGCAAAGAAGCCTTCACCGGTGCTCATGAGGCGCAAATTGATCAATTAATGAGCTGTGGTGCTAGGTGCTTATTCAATACGACAATCTGTAAGTTGGTTGCGGATGGTGAAGACCATGCGATTGATGGCGTGGAAGTGAAAGATGAAATGACTGGTGAAATTTCCTTGCTACCGGTCGATGAAGTGATCATCAACCATGGCTATGAAATCGATGCGGAACTTCTAAAGCACAGCTCATTCGATTTTGAACTGGATGAGTATTCACGAGTGATTGGTTCGGATTCAAGTGAGACTTCGGTTCCAGGAATCTTTGCGGCAGGCGATATCTTGATCCATAGCAGTAAAGTGAATCTGATTGCTGGCTGCTTCCATGATGCTGCGAATGCGGTGAACCGGGCCAAACTTTACATTGAACCAACTGCTGAGAAAGTGGCGATGGTTTCTTCGCATAATGATGTTTTCAAAGAGCGTAACAAAGAGCTCCAGTATTCTAGTTGA
- a CDS encoding ABC transporter ATP-binding protein, with translation MVRLHTQDLQIKYGDRTIVEKLSVEIPDEKVTVIIGSNGCGKSTVLKAMTRIIPHQQGAVVLDGELIAKEDTKSLARKIAVLPQTPDSAGALTVKELVSYGRFPHQSRFGKLTKRDFEVIDWALNVTGTKFFETHPVDSLSGGQRQRVWIAMALAQETDMIFLDEPTTYLDMAHQLEILELLQKLNQEEKRTIVMVLHDLNHAARFADYIIGMKFGQIKTAGSAEEVIRKDVLRELFNIDAEIGTDPRTQKPICITYNLIRGDN, from the coding sequence GTGGTTCGATTGCATACACAAGACCTTCAAATCAAATACGGCGACCGAACGATAGTTGAGAAGCTCTCTGTCGAAATACCAGATGAAAAAGTTACCGTAATTATCGGCTCAAACGGCTGTGGAAAATCAACCGTGCTGAAAGCTATGACACGAATCATCCCCCATCAGCAGGGAGCGGTAGTATTAGACGGAGAATTGATCGCTAAAGAAGATACGAAATCTCTTGCACGTAAGATTGCCGTCTTGCCACAGACTCCTGATAGTGCGGGTGCTTTGACTGTTAAGGAACTCGTCTCCTATGGACGATTCCCCCATCAATCGCGTTTCGGAAAACTTACCAAACGTGATTTTGAAGTGATTGATTGGGCGCTTAACGTCACAGGGACAAAATTCTTTGAAACGCACCCAGTCGATTCTCTATCAGGAGGGCAACGTCAACGCGTCTGGATTGCTATGGCGCTAGCGCAAGAGACAGATATGATTTTCCTTGATGAGCCAACGACGTATCTCGATATGGCCCATCAATTAGAAATTCTTGAACTGCTTCAAAAGCTGAACCAAGAAGAAAAACGCACGATTGTCATGGTCCTTCATGACCTCAATCATGCGGCGCGCTTTGCAGATTACATCATCGGTATGAAATTTGGCCAGATTAAGACAGCTGGTTCTGCTGAAGAGGTCATTCGCAAAGACGTGTTACGGGAACTGTTTAATATCGACGCCGAAATCGGTACAGATCCACGCACACAAAAACCAATTTGTATCACCTATAACTTAATCAGAGGAGACAACTAA
- a CDS encoding NAD-dependent succinate-semialdehyde dehydrogenase, which yields MNYSLIINGQETGQDLEQQEVTNPATGEVVGTVPKGGKKEARQATDAAFEAFKTWSKLSAYERTEKLAEWARLMDEHTDEIGELMTREQGKPLAEAKGEITYANGFFKWYAEEGKRVYGETIPATTANKRIFVQKQPVGVVAVITPWNFPAAMITRKVGPAIASGCTVVIKPANLTPLTAIRMVQLAKEAGIPDGVVNVVTGDSKAIGEEWMQDMRVRKLTFTGSTEVGKELMKGAAETVKKVSLELGGHAPSIVMDDANFDKAVEHVMAAKYRNAGQTCVCINRVYVHEKIADKFAEALAEKSKQLKVGNGLEEGVKVGPLINEEAVEKVKKHVQDAKDKGAKVLTGGENKEGLFYEPTVLMNATDDMLCMNEETFGPLLPITTFKDVDEAIERANDTDFGLAAYVYTSSINTGIYIAENLEYGIVGLNDGSPSSPQAPFGGFKQSGIGREGGHYGMDEFLEIKYISLDLAE from the coding sequence ATGAACTATTCACTAATTATAAATGGACAAGAGACAGGTCAAGACTTAGAACAGCAAGAAGTGACTAATCCAGCAACTGGTGAAGTCGTTGGTACTGTTCCTAAAGGCGGTAAAAAGGAAGCTCGCCAAGCAACAGATGCAGCTTTTGAAGCTTTCAAAACATGGTCGAAGCTATCTGCTTATGAACGTACTGAAAAGTTAGCAGAATGGGCCAGATTAATGGATGAACATACAGATGAAATCGGTGAACTTATGACTCGAGAACAAGGGAAGCCGCTTGCAGAAGCAAAGGGTGAAATTACTTATGCAAATGGCTTCTTTAAATGGTATGCCGAAGAAGGGAAGCGTGTTTATGGTGAAACGATTCCTGCCACGACTGCTAATAAACGTATCTTCGTGCAAAAGCAGCCGGTCGGAGTCGTAGCCGTTATCACGCCTTGGAACTTCCCAGCAGCGATGATCACACGTAAAGTGGGTCCAGCCATTGCAAGTGGTTGTACAGTTGTCATCAAACCTGCAAACCTAACGCCGCTTACGGCAATCCGCATGGTGCAACTCGCAAAAGAAGCAGGCATTCCGGACGGTGTCGTCAACGTAGTTACTGGTGATTCTAAAGCCATCGGGGAAGAGTGGATGCAAGATATGCGCGTGCGTAAATTGACGTTCACGGGTTCAACAGAGGTTGGTAAAGAGCTTATGAAAGGTGCTGCCGAGACAGTTAAAAAAGTGTCACTTGAATTAGGCGGCCATGCTCCATCAATCGTTATGGATGACGCAAACTTTGATAAGGCAGTCGAACACGTGATGGCAGCGAAGTATCGCAATGCTGGACAGACATGTGTCTGTATCAACCGCGTCTACGTCCATGAGAAAATTGCCGACAAATTCGCAGAAGCGCTTGCTGAGAAATCGAAGCAGTTGAAGGTCGGAAATGGACTAGAAGAAGGCGTAAAAGTCGGTCCTCTAATTAATGAAGAGGCTGTTGAAAAAGTGAAAAAACATGTTCAAGATGCAAAAGACAAGGGAGCAAAAGTATTGACTGGCGGCGAGAACAAAGAAGGTCTTTTCTATGAGCCGACAGTTCTTATGAATGCGACAGACGATATGCTTTGTATGAATGAAGAAACATTTGGTCCACTTCTTCCAATCACAACGTTTAAAGATGTGGATGAGGCAATCGAGCGCGCGAACGATACAGATTTCGGACTCGCTGCGTATGTGTACACATCTTCAATCAACACAGGAATCTATATCGCTGAAAACTTGGAGTATGGAATCGTTGGATTAAATGACGGAAGTCCATCTTCTCCTCAAGCTCCATTTGGTGGGTTTAAACAAAGTGGTATCGGCCGCGAAGGTGGTCACTATGGTATGGACGAGTTCCTGGAAATTAAATATATTTCACTAGATCTGGCGGAATAA